CAAAGAGTCCAGCAGGCGCTCATCAATGGAAGCCAAAAGCGGGAGCAGGTTCAGGTACAGTACCAGATGCTCATAATCCATCAAAAAGTCATGCGCCAACCATGCTTACTGCTGATCTTGCCTTGAGAGCTGATCCTATTTATGAGACTATTTCAAGACATTTCTTTGAAAACCCGGATGAATTTGCGGATGCATTTTCTCGAGCATGGTTTAAATTGACGCACCGTGATATGGGGCCAATAGAACGTTACCTTGGACCAGAAGTACCGCAAGAAGAATTGATCTGGCAAGATCCAGTTCCAGCGGTTAACCATGAGCTAATCGATGCAAATGACATCGTTGCTCTTAAAAGTAAAATATTGGATTCAGGACTTTCGGTATCTCAATTGGTGTCTACTGCTTGGGCTTCGGCATCAACATTTCGTGGTTCTGATAAAAGAGGTGGGGCTAACGGAGCGCGTATTCAACTCGCGCCACAAAAAGATTGGCAAGTAAATAACCCTGCTCAGTTAGAGAAAGTATTAGAAACACTTAAAGGAATTCAAGCAGCGTTTAATAATGCACAAGCAGGAGGAAAAAAAGTGTCTCTAGCGGATTTAATTGTTTTGGCTGGTTGTGCAGGTGTTGAAAAGGCAGGAGCAAATTCAGGTCATAATGTTACAGTTCCATTTACTCCAGGAAGAACAGATGCTTCGCAAGAACAAACAGATATTGAATCATTTGCAGTTCTAGAGCCAGAAGCAGATGGATTCCGAAATTATATGAAGGCAAAATACACCACATCAGCTGAAGAAATGTTAGTGGATAAAGCACAACTGTTGACTTTAACAGTACCAGAGATGACCGTATTAGTAGGTGGACTGCGTGTTCTTAATACTAATTTTGATCATTCAAAAAAAGGGGTATTCACTAGTCGTCCAGAGGTGTTAACTAATGATTACTTTTTAAATCTTTTGGATTTAGGTACAACATGGAAAGCAGCTTCTGATTCTCAAGACGTTTTTGAAGGTCGTGATCGCAAGACAGGAGAATTAAAATGGACTGGAACACGTGTCGATTTGATATTTGGATCTAACTCTGAGCTTAGAGCAATTGCTGAGGTTTATGGGTGTGAAGATTCTCACGAGAAGTTCTTAAATGACTTTGTTGCAGTTTGGAATAAAGTGATGAATTTAGGGCGTTATGACTTAGTTTAATCAGTCTAAAAAGACTAAAGAGATTGTGTTATTTTATAAAACCACAGCGGAATCTAGGATTCTGTTGTGGTTTTTTTTCTTTATATTTTATAATTAGTAATTTTGTCGAGTTAATTTAAAATATACTTTCAATTAATAGCAGTTTAATCTTGACTATTAATTATTGCTGTATTTATATTATTCCGTCTTTTTAAGTTATAATCAACAATGTTAACCCATTTGTTATGGTAAGTAGAATTAAGATCTTTTGTAAACCTGTTCAATTCTTCTGAAACGATTTCAATATATTCCGCATAAGTTTTTAGATCTAGTTCACTTAAGTTTTGTTCTTCTTTTATTAAAGCCGATAGACCCATTAAGTTGGCAACAGGTTTTCTAAGCACGTGCGAAATGTCAAATGAAATTTGTTCCATTGTTTTTTCGTAGGCAATGTGGCTGCTGATTTCATGATACATACCATACCAAACGACTTCATTATTAGGTAATCTTTCAGGCTCAGCTTTCACCATATACCATTTGGTTACATTATCTATTTCAATTTTATATTCAAAATACCAAGTAGTAAGTGTTTTGTATGATGTCTCTAAGGCTTTTTTGAATTTAGTTTGGTAATCTTTGTGAATTAAATTAAATCCATCAAATGGTTCTAAAACTTTTTTATCTTCATCAAGATTTTTAGGTAATTTAAAATCGCCTAAACTTAGAAAGTCGTATATAAATTCCCCATTAGATCTTCTTCTTAATTGAAAAATAGTAGAAGGAATGTTATCTGTAAGTTTTATTAGGTTCTCAGCACTTTTGGCAATGTAATTTCTTTGTTCAAGCATTAGCTTTCTAATATTCAAAAAATCCATTGTCTTTTTTGCCAATATTTGTAATGCTTTTTTTTGATTCTCGGTAATAAACCTTGGTTTACTATCAAGAACACATAAAGTACCTAATACATTTCCTTCTGGTGTCACTAATGGGGCTCCTGCATAAAACCGAATGTTAAGTGGACCAGTTACAGTAGGATTATTTGCAAATCGTTTATCTGTATAAGTATCTTCAATAACAAGTACTTCATTTGGTTTCGTTAAGGTATACTTACAAAAGGAATACTCTCTTTTAGTTTGTTGTTGATGGACTCCCTTCCTGGCTTTAAACCATTGCCTGTCTTTATCAACCATTGTTATTAAAGAAATTGGCATGTCAAACACCAGGGAAACTAATTCAGTTATTTCATTTAATTCCTCCTCAGGATCTGTGTCTAAAATGGCATAACTTAACAAATCTTCAACACGATTTTTGTATTTCTTCACGGTTCTTTAAATAGGTTAGTTAGTTTTAATAAAAATACTAATATTATTAAAAAAAAACAATTCCATTTAACGCCACTTTTTTACTATTCATCTATATAAAATGGCTTTTTTAGATATAATCAAAAAAATTAACAGCTTTAAATGAATATCTAATCGTTAAAATTTATTAATTCCACTTATTTAATTGTTTTATGTTTTTATTAATTATAGTAAGTTTTAATGCTACCAAATAGATTATTTCAATGAATTACTTTTGGAGCCATTAAAATGCGGTTTTATACTATTTATTATGAAAAATCAGGGTTGTTTTTTATAACATTAATTGTAGCTAAATAGAATCGTTTTATTGTAGGATAGTTGTGTATTTGAATATTAGGTAAAGTAAAAGTTTATTTAGTATTATTAAATTTGTAAATTATTCTTAATTTTTTACTTCTGTTTTATTTTTTTACTAATTTTACAACTCAATAAAGAGAATATAATAATAAGACTTTCAATTTTAGTTTAACTGCATTTTAAAAATTAAAAATATGGTAGTACAATATCAAGGACAACAAAAAGGAATTCCGACAAAATTTACGGTAAGAATCAACCGAAATAATATATTGAAAAATGGGTCAAAATACCGAATGGATTTATTGGTAGGAGAAAAGCAATTACCCTCTTTTAAGACATTAAATCATAAAAGTCTATCTGATTGTTTAAAAGAAATGTACCTGTTCAGAAAATTCAACAATATAGAGTTAGAAGCTTCTTCAGAAAAAGTTGAACCTACTTTTATTCCTTCGGATTCGATTTTATACAACAACTATAAGCAGACTTTATTTATGGCATAATACCATTTATAAGTTATAAAATCAAAAAGCCACAATAGAATTAATTTCTATTATGGCTTTTTACTATTCAAATATGTGGACAAGAATAAAAATTTGGGAGGCTCTATTCTTTCTCTTTCTGATATAATTAATATCATCCTTCCATCTTGGCACTCAATTCAAACCATCGTTCTTCTTTAGCTTCCATTTTATTGATAAGGTTTTGTAATTCTTTAGCTTTTTTCTCAATATCGGTATCAGCTACTTTTCCTTCAGAAAATAAAAGCTCAATCTTGGCTTTTTGTTCTTCTAAATCTTTGATTTCGCGTTCTGTTTTTTGGAATTCTTTTTGCTCGTTGAAAGTTAAGTTTCCAGTTGGATTGTTTTGTTTCCAGTCTTTTTTCTCCGCTTTGTTTTCTTCTTTTTGTGCCACATCAGCACTGTCTTCATAGGCTCTAAAATCAGAATAGTTTCCAGGAAAATCTTCTACAACACCATCACCTCTAAAGATAAATAAGTGATCTACAATTTTATCCATGAAATACCTATCGTGAGAAACCACTAATAAACATCCAGGATAATCTAGAAGGAAACTTTCTAGCACATTCAAAGTCACAATGTCTAAATCATTCGTTGGTTCATCCAGAATCAGGAAGTTAGGATTCTGAATCAAAACTGTACACAAGTACAAACGTTTCAACTCTCCACCACTTAAACGATCTACAAAATCGTATTGTTTTTTTGAGTCAAATAAGAAACGCTCTAATAATTGAGAAGCCGAAATTAATTTCCCTTTCATCAACGGAATAAATTCTCCATATTCTTTAATGACATCTATTACTCGTTGTCCTGGTTTTGGGTTGATTCCACTTTGGGTGTAATAACCCACTTTTATGGTTTCACCCACAATTACTTTTCCTCCATCAAGTGGTAAAGTTCCTGTCAATAAATTCAAGAAAGTCGATTTTCCAGTTCCGTTTTTACCAATGATTCCAATGCGTTCTCCACGTTGAAAGTCAAAACTAAAGTTGTCCATGATGACATGGTCCTTGAATTTTTTGGAAATTTTGTGAAGCTCAATAATTTTGCTTCCCATGCGTTCCATATTAATTTCAAGCTCTACTTTATTTTCACGACGGCGACTTTGTGCTTTTTCTTTGATGTCGTAAAAGTCATCCTGACGCGATTTAGATTTGGTTGTTCTCGCTTTTGGTTGGCGACGCATCCATTCTAATTCTTTTACAAATAAATTCTGTGCTTTATCAACACTCGAATTTTCTGAGGCAATACGCTCTTCTTTTTTTTCTAAGTAATAAGAGTAATTTCCTTTGTATTGGTATAATTTTCCGTTGTCTAGTTCAATGATTTCATTACAAACACGTTCTAAGAAGAAACGGTCGTGCGTCACCATAAACAACGTAATGTTTTCTTTGGCAAAATAACTTTCTAACCATTCGATCATCTCTAAA
The Flavobacterium sp. WC2421 genome window above contains:
- a CDS encoding GAF domain-containing protein, with the translated sequence MKKYKNRVEDLLSYAILDTDPEEELNEITELVSLVFDMPISLITMVDKDRQWFKARKGVHQQQTKREYSFCKYTLTKPNEVLVIEDTYTDKRFANNPTVTGPLNIRFYAGAPLVTPEGNVLGTLCVLDSKPRFITENQKKALQILAKKTMDFLNIRKLMLEQRNYIAKSAENLIKLTDNIPSTIFQLRRRSNGEFIYDFLSLGDFKLPKNLDEDKKVLEPFDGFNLIHKDYQTKFKKALETSYKTLTTWYFEYKIEIDNVTKWYMVKAEPERLPNNEVVWYGMYHEISSHIAYEKTMEQISFDISHVLRKPVANLMGLSALIKEEQNLSELDLKTYAEYIEIVSEELNRFTKDLNSTYHNKWVNIVDYNLKRRNNINTAIINSQD
- the katG gene encoding catalase/peroxidase HPI, with translation MENNNNPNGESKCPFSGSATKQSAGSGTRNNDWWPNQLKLSILRQHADLSNPMGEAFNYAEEFKSLDLAALKEDIFELMTNSQEWWPADYGHYGPFFIRMAWHSAGTYRIADGRGGAGFGTQRFAPLNSWPDNVNLDKARLLLWPIKQKYGKKISWADLMVLTGNCALESMGLKTFGFAGGRADVWEPAEDIYWGSEGKWLDDKRYTGDRELENPLAAVQMGLIYVNPEGPNGNPDPLASARDIRETFARMAMNDEETVALIAGGHTFGKTHGAADPNEYVGPEPAAAPIEQQGLGWKNTFGTGNGEYTIGSGLEGAWTTTPTKWSNNYFENLFGFEWELAKSPAGAHQWKPKAGAGSGTVPDAHNPSKSHAPTMLTADLALRADPIYETISRHFFENPDEFADAFSRAWFKLTHRDMGPIERYLGPEVPQEELIWQDPVPAVNHELIDANDIVALKSKILDSGLSVSQLVSTAWASASTFRGSDKRGGANGARIQLAPQKDWQVNNPAQLEKVLETLKGIQAAFNNAQAGGKKVSLADLIVLAGCAGVEKAGANSGHNVTVPFTPGRTDASQEQTDIESFAVLEPEADGFRNYMKAKYTTSAEEMLVDKAQLLTLTVPEMTVLVGGLRVLNTNFDHSKKGVFTSRPEVLTNDYFLNLLDLGTTWKAASDSQDVFEGRDRKTGELKWTGTRVDLIFGSNSELRAIAEVYGCEDSHEKFLNDFVAVWNKVMNLGRYDLV
- a CDS encoding ABC-F family ATP-binding cassette domain-containing protein, whose translation is MNYLSVENISKSFGERTLFDNISFGINKDQKIAFIAKNGSGKTTIMSIINGLEESDTGQVVLRKGIKMAFLSQNNNLQEELTIEESIFASDNETLKVIEAYEKALENPEDEEAYQKAFDGMDQHNAWDFETQYKQILFKLKLENFKLKVKNLSGGQKKRLSLAIILINRPDLLILDEPTNHLDLEMIEWLESYFAKENITLFMVTHDRFFLERVCNEIIELDNGKLYQYKGNYSYYLEKKEERIASENSSVDKAQNLFVKELEWMRRQPKARTTKSKSRQDDFYDIKEKAQSRRRENKVELEINMERMGSKIIELHKISKKFKDHVIMDNFSFDFQRGERIGIIGKNGTGKSTFLNLLTGTLPLDGGKVIVGETIKVGYYTQSGINPKPGQRVIDVIKEYGEFIPLMKGKLISASQLLERFLFDSKKQYDFVDRLSGGELKRLYLCTVLIQNPNFLILDEPTNDLDIVTLNVLESFLLDYPGCLLVVSHDRYFMDKIVDHLFIFRGDGVVEDFPGNYSDFRAYEDSADVAQKEENKAEKKDWKQNNPTGNLTFNEQKEFQKTEREIKDLEEQKAKIELLFSEGKVADTDIEKKAKELQNLINKMEAKEERWFELSAKMEG